A stretch of the Pedobacter sp. MC2016-14 genome encodes the following:
- a CDS encoding FecR family protein, with amino-acid sequence MDQEKLQQLFQEYADKTCTAEEHAAFMAIVASQEAKAELDQLMEREWKQNPNTPMFSQHKASQLFDQIMSSAEQKGTDVKVRKLNSYSSWAVWAAASILLGLFVFFYYNSGSNIKQKQSVALQSKAVAKAKLNKVTADEHRKIKLPDGSTVVLNNNSTLEFPEDFVGGRREVILKGEGYFDIKHNPDKPFVVYAGKIKTTVLGTAFNINAYGDKQDVVVTVTRGKVMVQDESKTIGIIVPDQQIVYNKIQMKSLVMPVMAKKSIAWQERDLFFDEVTMEEAAGELSRYFNVKISFANEASKECRFTGTFLRGEGLEEILKVITSFNHTTYQKESGGFLISGNGCK; translated from the coding sequence ATGGATCAGGAAAAATTACAACAGTTGTTTCAGGAATATGCAGATAAAACCTGCACAGCGGAAGAGCATGCAGCATTTATGGCAATTGTTGCAAGTCAGGAAGCTAAAGCTGAACTAGATCAGTTGATGGAAAGGGAATGGAAACAAAATCCAAATACGCCCATGTTCAGTCAACATAAAGCATCACAACTTTTTGATCAGATCATGAGCTCCGCCGAGCAAAAGGGTACCGATGTTAAGGTACGCAAACTAAATTCCTATTCTTCATGGGCAGTCTGGGCTGCGGCTTCTATTTTACTTGGTCTTTTTGTGTTTTTCTATTACAATTCTGGTAGTAATATAAAACAGAAGCAAAGTGTGGCTTTACAAAGCAAGGCAGTTGCAAAGGCTAAATTAAACAAAGTTACAGCGGATGAACATAGGAAAATAAAGTTGCCTGACGGAAGTACAGTGGTGCTGAATAATAACAGTACCCTGGAGTTTCCGGAAGATTTTGTAGGGGGGAGAAGAGAAGTGATTTTAAAAGGTGAAGGATATTTTGACATTAAACATAATCCAGATAAGCCTTTTGTGGTATATGCCGGAAAAATCAAAACCACCGTTCTGGGAACGGCATTTAACATTAACGCCTATGGCGATAAGCAAGATGTAGTGGTTACCGTAACCAGGGGTAAAGTTATGGTGCAAGATGAAAGTAAAACCATTGGGATTATTGTTCCGGACCAGCAGATTGTGTACAACAAAATCCAGATGAAATCATTGGTGATGCCTGTAATGGCAAAGAAAAGCATAGCGTGGCAGGAAAGAGATTTATTTTTTGACGAGGTAACTATGGAAGAAGCCGCTGGCGAACTGTCCAGGTATTTCAACGTAAAAATTAGCTTCGCCAATGAAGCCAGCAAGGAATGTCGTTTTACAGGTACCTTTTTAAGAGGCGAAGGACTGGAAGAAATTCTAAAAGTAATCACCTCATTTAACCATACCACTTATCAAAAAGAATCCGGGGGATTTCTAATTTCCGGAAATGGATGCAAATAA
- a CDS encoding TonB-dependent receptor, whose translation MKFSAKPAEGSEIYLGFPISNKSRNIIRQIMRLSLITAILISSTFQVLCASETKAQGAAEVKLTMELKNESILSAIKKIEQQTSFRFIYRSSDIKDVQRINLPLEQRSLAETLNLILKGNGLSYSEINQKILVAKNVPPAAAAEPMDTRVTGMVADQDGLPLPGVTIMVKGDRGSSTATDLNGHFNINIPSDGNQILVFSYIGFKTQEVAVGTSASLKVTMNAAPGSLKEVVVLGYSEQKKESITGSVATVTGAELRQSPAANISNSLAGRLPGLIAFQGSGQPGRDDSRLLIRGISTSKNSSPLIVIDGIPQEAVNSNGQTVNSDGSPVNAFLPHIDPSDIESISILKDAGTAAVYGARAANGVILITTRRGDRGKPSLNYTFNGSWQKPTRLAELVDSYEYATLLNEMYKNENNFLPSANRGYTNEQLEVIRTGSDPDRYANTDWYSALMKPSAFQQRHNISVNGGGDKSKYFISTGYLDQKGLYESAGFKQYSLRTNLDAEISKNLKVSLNLNGRVEKTKDQVAGGGITSQYRTISPLLPSQFSNGTYNYISIVSGNSSLINGSPYLMGRGDAGYVNTDLNALESVGSLIYNVPFITGLTAKGTFSYNKYQTYIKNFTKPYVTSVRNDNGTYTTRATGNTRASLTEQFQQRQTVLAEASLNYKKTINKHNIDVLALYTQTENQGNRILASRGNFASPQVDQLFAGDVNNDDATGVGFRNARQSLVGRAAYNYNSKYLLEFSFRYDGSDVFPKNDRFGFFPAVSAGWILSEESFLKDISVINFLKLRGSYGQLGNDRIGQFDYLNSYTLGSGLDGYYIFGSSEVQALVPGVIPNATFTWEKANIGNIGFEARLFNNKLGIEADYFYKRTKDILGTRAFVIPATIGASTTGLPQENLNVIDNSGFELALDFKDRIGAVDYFIKPNITFNKNKVIYMPEAAGTLPYQSLIGHPYYLPAVNLTSAAGYIADGLYQSAAEVAAGPTPLYTTVAAGDIKYRDINGDGKITTADKTIISKGDYPQIMYGLSMGVNYKGFDISVLLQGAAQVEKYMNGLGEWAFAGNAVPSKKHLDRWTPENTAASYPRLFSSYSNNKEISSYWLRNGSYFRLKNLELGYNVPTSFLSKINVSNARFYVSGTNLFTITSLKDVDPEALVSSFGAESYMIQKVFNLGLTVKF comes from the coding sequence ATGAAATTTTCTGCAAAACCAGCAGAGGGTAGTGAAATCTATTTGGGTTTTCCTATCTCCAACAAGTCACGAAATATAATTCGTCAAATTATGCGTCTAAGCCTAATTACAGCTATTTTAATCAGTTCAACCTTTCAGGTTTTGTGTGCATCTGAAACAAAAGCACAGGGTGCTGCAGAAGTAAAGTTGACTATGGAACTGAAAAATGAGTCCATTTTATCAGCAATAAAGAAAATAGAACAACAAACAAGTTTCAGGTTTATCTACAGGAGCAGCGACATTAAGGATGTTCAACGTATCAACCTTCCGTTAGAACAACGTTCTCTCGCAGAAACGCTGAATCTTATATTAAAAGGGAATGGGCTTAGTTATAGTGAAATTAACCAGAAAATCCTTGTTGCTAAAAATGTGCCCCCTGCTGCCGCTGCTGAGCCAATGGATACGCGTGTTACAGGGATGGTAGCAGACCAGGACGGACTGCCTTTGCCAGGGGTAACGATTATGGTTAAAGGAGATCGTGGTTCGAGCACTGCTACCGATCTAAACGGACATTTTAACATCAATATTCCTTCAGATGGCAACCAGATTTTGGTTTTTAGCTATATAGGTTTTAAAACACAGGAGGTAGCTGTTGGCACTTCTGCGTCATTGAAAGTAACGATGAATGCTGCACCCGGGAGTTTAAAGGAGGTAGTGGTTTTGGGTTATTCAGAACAGAAGAAAGAAAGCATTACTGGATCGGTTGCTACAGTTACTGGCGCAGAGCTGAGGCAAAGCCCTGCAGCCAATATTAGTAATTCCCTTGCCGGACGTTTACCTGGATTAATTGCTTTTCAAGGCTCCGGACAACCGGGCAGGGATGATTCCAGATTGTTGATTAGGGGAATAAGCACTTCTAAGAACTCGTCTCCATTAATTGTAATTGATGGGATACCTCAGGAAGCGGTAAATAGTAATGGCCAGACGGTGAACAGCGATGGTAGCCCTGTTAATGCCTTCCTTCCACATATTGATCCATCAGACATTGAAAGTATTTCCATCTTAAAAGATGCAGGTACTGCCGCGGTATATGGGGCAAGGGCTGCAAATGGTGTTATTTTGATCACTACCAGACGTGGAGACAGAGGAAAGCCTAGTCTTAACTATACTTTCAATGGAAGTTGGCAAAAGCCAACAAGGCTTGCAGAACTTGTTGATAGTTATGAGTATGCAACACTATTGAATGAGATGTATAAGAATGAAAATAACTTTCTTCCATCTGCAAACAGAGGTTATACCAATGAACAACTTGAAGTCATTAGAACAGGTTCTGATCCTGACCGCTATGCAAACACCGATTGGTATAGCGCTTTAATGAAACCCTCTGCATTTCAACAAAGACATAATATCTCTGTAAATGGAGGTGGAGATAAATCTAAATATTTCATTTCAACAGGATACCTGGATCAAAAAGGACTTTATGAATCTGCCGGATTTAAGCAATATTCGCTCCGTACGAACTTAGATGCAGAAATATCTAAAAATTTAAAAGTGAGTTTGAACCTGAACGGAAGGGTAGAGAAAACAAAGGATCAAGTAGCAGGCGGCGGAATTACGAGTCAATATCGTACAATATCACCTCTACTGCCCAGTCAGTTTAGTAATGGTACCTACAATTATATTTCAATTGTGAGTGGTAATTCTTCGTTGATCAATGGCAGTCCTTATTTAATGGGCAGAGGAGACGCAGGTTATGTAAATACAGACTTAAATGCATTGGAAAGTGTAGGCTCATTGATTTATAATGTTCCATTTATTACCGGCTTAACAGCTAAGGGAACCTTCTCTTACAATAAATATCAAACGTATATTAAAAATTTCACCAAGCCTTATGTAACTTCAGTAAGGAATGACAATGGTACTTATACAACCCGGGCAACTGGAAACACCAGGGCCTCGCTCACAGAGCAATTTCAGCAAAGACAGACTGTTCTTGCTGAGGCTTCTTTGAATTATAAAAAAACCATTAACAAGCATAATATTGATGTACTTGCTTTATACACGCAGACTGAAAATCAGGGAAACAGAATTTTGGCGTCCCGTGGCAATTTCGCCTCTCCGCAAGTAGATCAGTTGTTTGCGGGAGATGTTAATAATGATGATGCCACTGGAGTGGGGTTCAGAAATGCCCGTCAAAGTTTGGTAGGACGAGCTGCATATAATTATAACAGCAAATACCTGCTTGAATTTAGTTTCCGCTACGATGGATCAGACGTGTTTCCAAAGAATGATCGCTTTGGTTTTTTCCCCGCTGTTTCGGCCGGATGGATTCTATCTGAAGAATCGTTTCTGAAAGACATTTCAGTCATAAACTTTTTAAAATTGAGAGGATCATATGGCCAGTTGGGTAATGATAGAATTGGTCAATTTGACTATTTGAACAGTTACACTTTAGGCAGTGGCCTCGATGGTTATTATATTTTTGGTAGTTCGGAGGTTCAGGCACTAGTGCCTGGAGTAATCCCCAATGCGACTTTTACATGGGAAAAGGCCAATATTGGCAATATCGGATTTGAAGCCCGACTATTTAATAATAAACTGGGTATTGAGGCTGACTATTTCTACAAGCGAACTAAAGATATTTTGGGAACCAGGGCCTTCGTTATCCCGGCCACCATTGGAGCGTCCACAACTGGTTTACCACAGGAAAACCTTAATGTTATAGATAATAGTGGATTTGAGCTGGCTCTTGATTTCAAGGATCGCATAGGTGCAGTTGATTATTTTATAAAACCTAACATCACGTTTAACAAGAATAAGGTGATATATATGCCTGAAGCTGCAGGTACCCTTCCTTATCAAAGTTTAATCGGGCATCCATACTATCTCCCAGCTGTTAATTTAACCTCAGCAGCAGGGTATATTGCAGATGGTTTATATCAATCTGCAGCAGAAGTTGCAGCTGGCCCTACTCCTTTATATACAACTGTTGCAGCTGGTGACATCAAATACCGCGACATTAACGGGGATGGTAAAATTACTACCGCAGACAAAACAATAATTAGTAAAGGTGACTATCCGCAAATTATGTATGGTCTATCTATGGGCGTAAATTATAAAGGTTTTGACATTAGCGTATTATTGCAAGGTGCCGCTCAGGTAGAGAAATACATGAATGGTTTAGGAGAATGGGCATTTGCAGGAAATGCAGTTCCATCAAAAAAGCATTTAGATAGATGGACGCCCGAAAACACAGCTGCTTCTTATCCACGGTTATTCTCTAGTTATAGCAATAATAAAGAGATCTCAAGTTACTGGCTAAGAAATGGTTCTTATTTTAGACTGAAAAACCTGGAGTTGGGTTACAACGTCCCAACTTCATTTCTTTCGAAAATAAATGTTTCAAACGCCCGCTTTTACGTAAGCGGCACAAACTTGTTTACCATTACAAGTTTGAAAGATGTAGATCCGGAAGCTCTTGTTTCATCATTCGGTGCAGAAAGCTATATGATCCAAAAAGTTTTCAACCTTGGTTTAACTGTTAAATTTTAA
- a CDS encoding RagB/SusD family nutrient uptake outer membrane protein: MKRYSLIIFLFVIVITTGCKKDFLNSQPLDRFSDEDVYKDSTLTGLFLNNLYANIPTEFGGTMRDALSDQLYSSGNVSIYQNTFAASTAPFGISGAWNNPYITIRRCNILIANIDRVPASAKFKNQTRDEARFLRALNYAYLINYFGAVPLITKAQDLDENLNVPRNSYTEVVNFIVSEMDDINRAQYLAYKYTGANIGRITIGAALALKGRVLLYAASYNNNWRAAYNAAKDLIDVQSKTGYALFSNYETMFYEANDNNSEVILDHQYKSNFQAYHVHHYNLPWGIVPPGPSALNQPTQNIVNEYEMSNGKMIGESGSNYDSARPYVNRDPRFYASILYDGSTYLGKTLDFIPGSNYNPSSSPLTTGYALKKMQDPAFNPLDLTKSYGGGQNYVLIRYAEIFLNLAEAAFHIGEIEEARTYVNRVRARPSVNMPEIPATQFTLAKIMHERNIELAFEGTRLWDIRRWRLGPELLGTPLKGISITQSGTNPRQYTEIPVLQRNFTDRLYLFPIYQAEVEKNPALLPNNQGW, from the coding sequence ATGAAAAGATATTCACTCATCATATTCCTGTTTGTCATAGTTATTACCACAGGATGTAAAAAGGACTTCCTGAACAGTCAGCCTTTAGACAGGTTCAGCGACGAAGATGTTTATAAAGATTCTACGCTAACAGGCTTATTTTTAAATAACCTGTATGCTAATATTCCGACAGAGTTTGGCGGAACCATGCGCGATGCCTTAAGCGATCAATTGTATTCCAGCGGTAATGTAAGTATCTATCAAAATACATTTGCGGCCTCAACTGCCCCTTTTGGAATATCTGGCGCATGGAATAATCCCTACATTACCATCAGACGTTGCAATATATTAATTGCCAACATAGATCGTGTTCCCGCAAGCGCAAAATTTAAAAATCAAACAAGAGATGAAGCAAGATTTTTACGTGCTTTAAATTACGCTTATCTCATTAACTATTTTGGAGCAGTGCCTTTAATTACTAAGGCCCAGGATCTGGATGAAAACTTAAATGTGCCTCGTAATTCTTATACAGAAGTGGTAAACTTTATCGTTTCTGAAATGGACGATATCAATCGTGCGCAATATCTGGCCTATAAATATACAGGGGCCAATATTGGGCGCATCACTATTGGTGCCGCACTCGCTTTAAAAGGCAGGGTGCTGTTATATGCAGCAAGCTATAATAACAACTGGCGGGCAGCTTATAATGCAGCAAAAGATCTCATTGATGTACAGTCTAAAACAGGTTATGCGTTATTTTCAAATTACGAAACGATGTTTTATGAGGCAAATGACAACAATTCAGAGGTCATTTTAGATCATCAGTATAAGTCAAATTTCCAGGCTTATCATGTACATCATTACAACTTGCCATGGGGAATTGTTCCTCCGGGGCCAAGCGCATTGAACCAGCCTACCCAGAACATTGTCAATGAATATGAAATGAGCAATGGTAAAATGATTGGCGAAAGTGGTTCCAATTATGACAGCGCACGTCCATACGTCAATCGTGATCCTAGATTTTATGCCAGTATTCTTTATGATGGATCAACGTATTTAGGTAAAACGCTTGATTTTATCCCAGGTTCAAATTATAATCCTTCTTCGTCACCGCTTACTACAGGTTATGCATTAAAAAAAATGCAGGATCCAGCTTTTAATCCTTTAGATTTAACTAAAAGCTACGGAGGTGGGCAGAATTATGTCCTAATCCGCTACGCTGAGATCTTTTTGAATCTGGCAGAGGCAGCATTTCACATCGGAGAAATTGAGGAGGCAAGGACGTATGTAAACAGGGTGCGGGCCAGGCCTAGTGTGAACATGCCTGAAATTCCCGCCACACAATTTACGCTGGCTAAAATTATGCATGAGCGAAATATTGAGCTTGCTTTTGAAGGTACCAGGTTGTGGGACATTCGTCGTTGGAGGCTGGGCCCTGAATTGCTTGGAACACCATTAAAAGGCATATCAATTACACAAAGTGGTACCAATCCACGCCAATATACAGAAATCCCGGTTCTGCAGCGAAACTTTACAGACAGGCTGTATTTGTTTCCGATTTACCAGGCAGAAGTAGAAAAAAACCCGGCGTTATTGCCAAATAATCAAGGATGGTAA